TCCTGGATCCGATATTCATTTTCGTATTTGACATGGGAATTGCGGGCGCAGCCTGGGCGACGATTCTCAGCCAGCTCCTGTCGTTTATTATGCTGCTGATCGGAATTAAGGTGTCCAACTGCATTCCGCTGCGCATACGGCATATGAAATACCTGCCGCAGACAATCCGGCAGATTTTCGGCGGCGGACTGCCCTCGCTCTGCCGCCAGGGGCTGGCAAGTCTTGCCACGGTGGCACTGAATCTGGCGGCAGGTCCATACGGGGATGCGGCGATTGCGGCAATGTCAATCGTGATGAGAATCTCAATGTTTGCAGGCTCTACCATGATTGGCTTCGGTCAGGGCTTTCAGCCGGTCTGCGGCTTTAATTACGGCGCTGGCAACATTAAGCGCGTAAAAGAAGCGTTCTGGTTCTGTGTAAAAACGGCGACGGTGGTGCTGGTGGTACTTGGCGTGCTCGGCTTTATTTTCTCCGGAGACCTCGTCGCCATTTTCCGGAAGGAGGACCTGGAGGTTATTGAAATCGGCACCCTGGCGCTGCGCACCCAGTGCGTTACGCTGCCGCTCACAGGCTGGATCGTACTGAACAATATGCTGTTTCAGACCATCGGGCGTACGCTTCCGGCAAGTGTGCTCGCCTCCGCAAGACAGGGTATCTTCTTCCTGCCCGCCGTGCTGATACTGCCGTATTTCTTTGGAATCCTCGGCGTCCAGTGCGCACAGGCAGCGGCGGATGTGGCGGCATTTGTGCTGGCGCTGGTTCTGAACCGGAAGCTGATGCCGACACTGTAAAGAAACGGCAGGCTGCAGACGGGGAGCATAGGAGCGGAGGCCCGTCTGACGTTGATGAGGGGAAGCAGATGCCCGTCCGGCGCTGATGAGGGGAAGCAGATGCCCGTCTGGCGCTGACGAGGAAGAAGGGACGGATGCCAGTTCGGTGCTGCCTGGGAGCGCCGGGCAGGCTGGCTGAAATATTGCCGGAGATAACGTACAAAGGAGAAGGAAAAATGATAAAGAAGGAACTGGCGCTGGAAATTATTGAGCGCTTAAAGAAGGAATATCCGGATGCAGGCTGTACGCTGGATTATGATGAGGCATGGAAGCTGCTGGTAAGCGTGCGCCTGGCGGCGCAGTGCACCGACGCCAGAGTGAATATTGTCGTGGCGGATTTATTTGTAAAATATCCGGGAGTGAAGGAGCTGGCGGAAGCGGACGTGGAGGATATCGAGCGGATTGTAAAACCGTGCGGTCTTGGGCACAGTAAAGCGCGCGACATCAGTGCCTGCATGAAAATGCTGCAGGAGCAGTATGACGGAAAAATCCCGGAGGACTTTGACGCATTGCTGAAGCTGCCGGGCGTGGGGCGCAAAAGCGCCAATCTGATTATGGGGGATGTGTTCGGCAAACCGGCAATCGTAACAGATACGCATTGCATCCGCCTTGTAAACCGCATGGGTCTGGTGGATGGCATAAAAGAGCCGAAAAAGGTGGAAATGGAGCTCTGGAAAATCATTCCGCCTGAAGAGGGAAGCGATTTCTGCCACCGGCTGGTTTATCACGGCAGAGAAATCTGCACGGCGCGGACGAAACCGTACTGCGACCGCTGCTGTCTGCAGGATATCTGCAAGAAAAAAGGAGTTGACTAAATGAAAGAAAACGAAGAAAGATATGCACTTTTAATTGATGCGGACAATGTGTCTGCAAAATATATCAAACCGATACTGGACGAGCTTTCCAAATACGGAAACGTAACCTACAAGCGCATTTACGGAGACTGGACAAGCACACAGCACGCGAGCTGGAAGGAGGTGCTGCTCCAGAACTCTATCAGCCCTATCCAGCAGTACAGCTATACGCAGGGAAAAAATGCTACTGATTCGGCAATGATTATTGACGCGATGGATATTCTGTATACGGGCAATGTGGACGGCTTCTGCCTTGTTTCCAGCGACAGCGATTTTACCAGACTGGCGAGCCGCCTGCGCGAGAGCGGACAGAATGTTATCGGAATGGGCGAGGCCAAAACGCCGATTCCTTTCCGCCAGGCATGTAATATTTTTACGACCCTGGAGCTGCTTTTAGAGGACAGCACGTCGGAGAAAGAGGAGAAGGCGCCGGTAGTATCCGCGGCGGAGCAGACTGCGCAGAAAGCCGGGGAGAGCGATGTGGTGAGCCGCGAGCAGGTGGAGGAAGCGGTTGTCAAGATTATAACGGAAAATCAGAACAACGATAAGGAAACCGGACTTGGCGAGGTTGGAAGCCGCCTGGTAAAGCTTTATCCGGATTTTGATGTGCGTAATTATGGATACAGTATGCTGTATAAGTTTCTGGAAACCTTCCCGAAGCTGAAGGTCATCCGTGAAGGCTCCAAAATGTCTGTGGCGCTTTACGAAGACCCTGGCAGGAGAGAAAGTCTGGAAAAATATATCGTGGAACAGGTGCAGAACAGCGGCAGCGTCGGCATTGCGCTCGGTCCGCTCGGCAATAAAATTCATCTGCAATTTAAAGACTTCAAGGTGCGCGACTATGGTTATTCGCGTCTGAAGGAATATATCAGCAGCATCCCAAGCATCCGCACGAAAGGCGAGGGCAAGCAGATTCGGGCGGTCTTTGAAGATGCAAAAGAGAAGGACAAAGAGAAAGAAAAGGAAAAAGAGAAGGAAAAACCGAAAAAAAGAGCGGGCAGCAGAAAATGAAAGAGAAAAAAGTAGAAGAGAAAAAAGCGGCAGGGGAAAAAACGGTAGAGACACTGACCTGTCCGGTGCAGAAAAAGTGCGGCGGCTGTCAGTTCCTGGGAATGCCCTATGCGCAGCAGTTGAATATCAAACAACATCAGGTAGAGAAGCTGCTCCGACCCTTTGGCAGAGTCTGTCCGATTATCGGCATGGAAAATCCATATTACTACCGTAATAAAGTGCACGCTGTTTTTGGAAGAACCCGCACCGGAGAAATTATCTGCGGCACTTACCAGGAAAATACGCATAAGATTATCCCGGTGGAGCAGTGCCTGATAGAGGACCGGAAATCAGAGGAGATAATCCGCAGCATCCGCGGGCTTTTGAAATCCTTTAAGATAAAAACGTATGACGAAGACACCGGCTACGGTCTTCTGCGCCACGTGCTGGTCCGCCGGGGCTTCCAGAGCGGGCAGATTATGGTGGTGCTGGTACTGGCAGACCCGATTTTCCCCTCCAAAAATAATTTTGTGTCTGCGCTGCGCAGACTTCATCCCGAAATCACAACCATCATTTTAAATATAAATGCCAAAAAGACCAGTATGGTATTGGGTGAAAGAGAGAAGACGCTTTATGGTCCCGGCTATATCGAGGACACCCTTCTCGGAAAGACCTTCCGGATTTCCGCAAAATCTTTCTACCAGGTAAATCCGGTGCAGACGGAAGTCCTTTATCAGACTGCCATCGGATACGCCGCCCTTACCGGCAAAGAGCGCGTCCTGGATGCATATTGCGGAATCGGTACCATCGGTCTGCTTGCGGCGTCGCAGGCAAAAGAAGTCATCGGCGTGGAACTAAACGCTGATGCAATCCGCGACGCGCGTATAAACGCCAGAAGAAACAGCATAACAAATGTAAAATTCTATAATGCGGATGCCGGGAAATTCATGACCGGTCTTGCAGAACAGAACATAAACGTGGACGTGGTATTCATGGATCCGCCGCGGGCGGGAAGCGACGAAGCATTTCTCTCTTCTGTAGTAAAACTGCAGCCAGGAAAGGTAGTGTATATCTCATGCAATCCGGAGACACTGGCACGGGATTTAAAATATCTGACGGGAAACGGGTATAAGGTGGAGAAGATACAGCCGACAGATATGTTCTGTTTTACGGAGCATGTTGAGTGCGTGGTATTGATGTCAAAAGTCGAGAAGTAGATGTACGGAAAAGGCTTGAAAACAAGGGATTTCCGGGGTGGAGTAGATTTTGGACACGGGACAACACGTCCGAAAAATGAGAAGTTTGCTGTTAGAGGGAACATATCTACATGAAAAAATGACGGAGGGTTGAGTTGACAGCTTGCAAAATGGGTAGGTTGAGTAGACAAGTTGGATATTTGCAGGTCGAGTTGACGGAATGATAATTTGTTATAAAAAAATGGGAGATTTGGCACCTTATAGATATATGAGGTGCCATTTGTATGGTAAGGACTTAGCGTTTACCAATAAAAAGCCGATCAAGTGATCGGTTTTTTATTTTACCATTCTATTTCTTCTTTTATTTTATCAAAATAAGCACAGATTGCTACGCCGATTGAAGGAGAGGTGGCCCCTAAACTAGATGATTTCAATTCACACGCATTTGCAATGTAAGAAAGTTTATTAGAGTTTATTTGTTTATATAAAAAAGGCCACATTTGATCCGCCACTTCTCTAAATTTACCTGTAAAAATTATCAGATCCAAATTAAGAAGGTTAATTAGCAAGTTAGTAACTTTCCCTAAATAATACGAGAATATTTCAAATTTTTCAGGGTGTGTAGCAAAAAATTCTTTGATTGCTTTAGAATCAAGTTCTGAAAATTCTGCTTTACTCATTTCAAACACATCATTTCTGATTCGGTAATCCAGACATTCGCAACTACCACAAGAACAACATGGCTCTATGGTTTTGAAGTGTTCATTTGAATATGTTGGTAATTCCAAATGACCAAGTTCGCCTACGAAATTGGATGCTCCGTGGTAAAGCTTATTATTAAATACCATTCCGGCTCCAATTCCAGCTCCTAGATAAATAGTTAGAATATTTTTTTTGTTGCGATATTTGTAATTAATGTT
This is a stretch of genomic DNA from Marvinbryantia formatexigens DSM 14469. It encodes these proteins:
- a CDS encoding endonuclease III domain-containing protein, which gives rise to MIKKELALEIIERLKKEYPDAGCTLDYDEAWKLLVSVRLAAQCTDARVNIVVADLFVKYPGVKELAEADVEDIERIVKPCGLGHSKARDISACMKMLQEQYDGKIPEDFDALLKLPGVGRKSANLIMGDVFGKPAIVTDTHCIRLVNRMGLVDGIKEPKKVEMELWKIIPPEEGSDFCHRLVYHGREICTARTKPYCDRCCLQDICKKKGVD
- the rlmD gene encoding 23S rRNA (uracil(1939)-C(5))-methyltransferase RlmD — protein: MKEKKVEEKKAAGEKTVETLTCPVQKKCGGCQFLGMPYAQQLNIKQHQVEKLLRPFGRVCPIIGMENPYYYRNKVHAVFGRTRTGEIICGTYQENTHKIIPVEQCLIEDRKSEEIIRSIRGLLKSFKIKTYDEDTGYGLLRHVLVRRGFQSGQIMVVLVLADPIFPSKNNFVSALRRLHPEITTIILNINAKKTSMVLGEREKTLYGPGYIEDTLLGKTFRISAKSFYQVNPVQTEVLYQTAIGYAALTGKERVLDAYCGIGTIGLLAASQAKEVIGVELNADAIRDARINARRNSITNVKFYNADAGKFMTGLAEQNINVDVVFMDPPRAGSDEAFLSSVVKLQPGKVVYISCNPETLARDLKYLTGNGYKVEKIQPTDMFCFTEHVECVVLMSKVEK
- a CDS encoding NYN domain-containing protein, with protein sequence MKENEERYALLIDADNVSAKYIKPILDELSKYGNVTYKRIYGDWTSTQHASWKEVLLQNSISPIQQYSYTQGKNATDSAMIIDAMDILYTGNVDGFCLVSSDSDFTRLASRLRESGQNVIGMGEAKTPIPFRQACNIFTTLELLLEDSTSEKEEKAPVVSAAEQTAQKAGESDVVSREQVEEAVVKIITENQNNDKETGLGEVGSRLVKLYPDFDVRNYGYSMLYKFLETFPKLKVIREGSKMSVALYEDPGRRESLEKYIVEQVQNSGSVGIALGPLGNKIHLQFKDFKVRDYGYSRLKEYISSIPSIRTKGEGKQIRAVFEDAKEKDKEKEKEKEKEKPKKRAGSRK
- a CDS encoding MATE family efflux transporter — translated: MDMTQTEKQQMMATAPIPGLIARLSVPTIISMLITSFYNMADTFFVGKLGTSATAAVGVVFPLMSIIQALGFFFGHGSGNSVSRKLGAQKLDEAEHIASCGFFSALICGAVILVCGLLFLDPLSRALGSTETILPYTKQYLSVILLGAPYMTAALTLNNLLRFQGSAFYAMIGITTGAVLNVILDPIFIFVFDMGIAGAAWATILSQLLSFIMLLIGIKVSNCIPLRIRHMKYLPQTIRQIFGGGLPSLCRQGLASLATVALNLAAGPYGDAAIAAMSIVMRISMFAGSTMIGFGQGFQPVCGFNYGAGNIKRVKEAFWFCVKTATVVLVVLGVLGFIFSGDLVAIFRKEDLEVIEIGTLALRTQCVTLPLTGWIVLNNMLFQTIGRTLPASVLASARQGIFFLPAVLILPYFFGILGVQCAQAAADVAAFVLALVLNRKLMPTL